From Rhodamnia argentea isolate NSW1041297 chromosome 10, ASM2092103v1, whole genome shotgun sequence, a single genomic window includes:
- the LOC115753865 gene encoding putative pentatricopeptide repeat-containing protein At5g37570 encodes MPFHSLSTRVPVSDKLPSIVTLLKSCKNSAHIHQLHAQIIIKGLEQDQFVASHFICLSYSLSSLSYCSRFFSCILDPSPVLWNSLIKGYCERASWVETLSVFMRMRRVGAVPDKFTYPLVLKSCAGEMRVKDGSGVHGSVVKSGLDKDVFVGTSLVDLYGKCSEIECARKVFDTMPQRSVVSWTAMVVSYIGAGDLVEARRMFQEMPLRNVKSWNAMISGFARVGDLRSARELFEEMPERNVVTFTAMIDGYAKAGDMASARTLFDQAPVRDMFAWSSMISGYAQNGLPNEAVKVFVEMVSKNIKPDEFTLVGLMSACSQIGCGKLAKWVDSYLSESSIALETAHVVAALINMNAKCGNIERATELFEILPKRDIISYCSMIQGLSMHGCGVLAVNLFMRMLQEGINPDEVAFTVILTACSCAALVGEGMHFFEMMKNEYSIVPSPDHFAIMVDLLSRSGRLNAAYELLNTMPMEPNASAWGALLGASKLHGDLELGEVVAWRLFELEPQNGGNYVLLSNIYAAADRWVDVSLLRNQMKERGVRKVPGCSWIS; translated from the coding sequence atgccgttCCATTCTTTATCGACTCGCGTCCCTGTCTCCGATAAGCTGCCTTCGATCGTCACCCTTCTCAAGTCCTGCAAGAACTCCGCCCACATTCACCAGCTGCACGCCCAGATCATCATCAAAGGGCTCGAGCAAGACCAGTTCGTCGCTTCCCATTTCATTTGCCTCTCCTattccctctcttctctctcctactGCTCTCGCTTCTTCAGCTGCATCCTCGACCCAAGCCCCGTCCTTTGGAATTCTCTCATTAAAGGGTATTGCGAGAGAGCTTCCTGGGTCGAGACACTCTCGGTTTTCATGCGCATGAGGAGAGTTGGAGCCGTACCCGATAAGTTCACATACCCGTTGGTTTTGAAATCTTGTGCCGGTGAGATGAGGGTGAAAGACGGGAGCGGGGTTCATGGGAGTGTTGTGAAGAGTGGTCTTGACAAGGACGTCTTTGTGGGCACGAGTCTGGTTGATTTGTACGGCAAGTGTAGCGAGATAGAGTGCGCGCGGAAGGTGTTTGACACTATGCCCCAGCGAAGTGTGGTTTCTTGGACGGCTATGGTTGTCAGTTACATCGGTGCTGGGGATTTGGTTGAGGCCAGGAGAATGTTTCAGGAAATGCCGCTGAGAAATGTGAAGTCGTGGAATGCGATGATCAGCGGGTTTGCGAGAGTGGGTGATCTGAGGAGTGCTAGGGAACTTTTTGAGGAAATGCCTGAGAGGAACGTGGTTACTTTTACAGCGATGATTGATGGGTATGCAAAGGCTGGGGATATGGCTTCCGCAAGGACTTTGTTTGATCAAGCCCCTGTGAGGGATATGTTTGCTTGGTCGTCAATGATTTCGGGATATGCACAAAATGGTCTACCAAATGAAGCTGTGAAGGTTTTTGTTGAGATGGTGTCAAAGAATATCAAGCCTGATGAGTTCACGTTGGTTGGCCTGATGTCAGCTTGTTCCCAAATAGGTTGTGGGAAGTTAGCCAAGTGGGTCGATTCTTATTTAAGCGAGAGTTCAATTGCTCTCGAGACAGCTCATGTTGTTGCAGCTCTAATAAACATGAATGCAAAATGTGGGAACATTGAGAGAGCGACAGAATTGTTTGAAATATTGCCTAAGCGAGACATCATTTCCTATTGTTCCATGATACAGGGGCTATCGATGCATGGATGTGGGGTTTTGGCAGTGAATCTCTTCATGCGGATGCTCCAGGAAGGAATTAATCCTGATGAGGTGGCCTTCACGGTTATTTTAACTGCTTGTAGCTGTGCTGCACTTGTAGGTGAGGGTATGCATTTCTTTGAGATGATGAAAAATGAGTACTCCATAGTCCCCTCCCCTGATCACTTTGCGATCATGGTTGACCTCCTTAGCCGGTCAGGACGGCTAAATGCAGCTTATGAGCTATTGAACACAATGCCCATGGAGCCCAATGCTAGTGCATGGGGTGCACTTCTAGGGGCCAGTAAGTTGCATGGTGACCTTGAGTTAGGGGAGGTGGTTGCTTGGAGGCTTTTTGAGCTTGAGCCTCAAAATGGTGGAAACTATGTGCTTCTGTCCAACATATACGCTGCTGCTGATCGGTGGGTGGATGTTTCTCTTCTCCGGAATCAAATGAAGGAGAGGGGAGTTAGAAAAGTCCCTGGTTGCAGCTGGATTTCTTAG
- the LOC115753887 gene encoding protein trichome birefringence-like 8 codes for MDLQPAAQKLRLIPLPKRELACTLSFLFLLISSVFLFNLLSPLPPDSFLRSGFLSRILPASLKPTSVGTCDYSRGRWVRDENHPLQFYNESCPFLDPGFRCRHSGRKDVGYLNWRWQPHGCDLPRFNASKLLEWTRDGRIVFAGDSIGRNQWESLVCMLSQAVSNSSVYEANGNPITKHKGYLSIRFQEYNLTVEYYRAPFLVMVGHPPPTSPSLVKTTVRVDELHWYSKNWEGANVLIFNSGHWWNEDKTVKMNSYFQEKGSVNLTMDVMEAFRESLQTWKTWALNNVDLQRSHIFFRGYSPVHYRNGTWSEGGTCNNNKEPETNYTKLEAEPLNNLYISNTVGEMTDRYRKVQYLDITYLSEFRIDAHPSEHREPGTPADAPQDCSHWCLPGVPDTWNELLYAYLLSVRVKER; via the exons atgGATCTTCAACCTGCCGCTCAAAAGCTCCGACTGATCCCTCTCCCCAAGAGGGAACTCGCCTGTAccctctccttcctcttcctgTTGATCTCATCCGTGTTCCTCTTCAATCTCTTGAGCCCCTTACCGCCCGACTCGTTCCTGCGTTCCGGTTTCTTGTCGCGCATCCTGCCGGCCTCGCTGAAACCCACCTCCGTGGGAACATGCGATTACTCGAGAGGAAGGTGGGTGAGAGACGAGAATCACCCGCTTCAATTCTACAATGAGAGCTGCCCATTTCTCGACCCGGGGTTCCGGTGCCGCCATAGTGGACGGAAAGACGTAGGCTATCTGAATTGGAGATGGCAACCTCATGGTTGCGACCTTCCAAG ATTCAATGCAAGCAAGCTCTTAGAATGGACGCGAGATGGAAGAATCGTGTTTGCCGGAGACTCCATCGGAAGAAACCAGTGGGAGTCACTGGTATGCATGCTTTCACAAGCAGTATCCAATTCTTCCGTATACGAAGCGAATGGGAACCCCATAACCAAGCACAAGGGTTACCTCTCGATTCGATTCCAAGAGTACAACCTCACCGTTGAGTATTACCGAGCTCCATTCCTGGTAATGGTCGGGCACCCACCGCCGACTTCGCCTAGCTTGGTGAAGACCACAGTCAGGGTTGACGAGTTGCATTGGTACTCGAAGAACTGGGAGGGCGCCAATGTCCTCATCTTCAATTCTGGGCATTGGTGGAACGAGGACAAGACTGTCAAAAT GAACAGCTACTTTCAGGAGAAGGGAAGCGTGAACCTGACAATGGATGTCATGGAAGCCTTTAGGGAATCACTGCAGACATGGAAAACGTGGGCATTGAACAACGTGGATCTCCAAAGAAGTCACATTTTCTTCCGCGGCTATTCTCCTGTTCACTACAG GAATGGGACATGGAGTGAAGGTGGAACGTGCAACAACAACAAAGAGCCGGAAACCAACTATACAAAACTGGAAGCCGAACCACTGAATAATTTGTACATTTCAAACACGGTTGGCGAGATGACAGACAGATATAGGAAGGTTCAGTATCTAGACATTACATATCTGTCAGAGTTCAGGATAGACGCCCATCCGTCGGAACATCGTGAGCCGGGCACCCCTGCTGATGCTCCTCAAGATTGCAGCCATTGGTGTTTACCAGGGGTGCCGGACACTTGGAATGAACTTCTCTATGCTTACCTCTTGTCGGTAAGAGTCAAAGAAAGGTAG
- the LOC115753867 gene encoding B3 domain-containing protein At5g06250-like codes for MSLNHPLSTSDDTPDTLWWTTHPTTMFHQHDDPQDEGSPPSSAEREPMFEKLLTPSDVGKLNRLVIPKQHAEKHFPLVGEGNQLLSFEDESGKWWRFRYSYWSSSQSYVLTKGWSRFVKDKRLDAGDVVLFHRHRADSDRLFIGWRRRGESSPGVSASAVAAETRGGGGGFCAVRRPYPGHNDGPPQPGSYTHSQAGGTSAAAAAAAVGNNPRRVRLFGVNLECRLDGDEESEPPGSSHGPTHHEDLSSNSSSSKPSHGLHFI; via the exons ATGTCCCTTAACCACCCCCTCTCTACTTCAGACGACACCCCGGACACTCTCTGGTGGACTACTCACCCAACCACCATGTTCCACCAACACGACGACCCACAAGACGAGGGCTCGCCGCCGTCGTCGGCGGAGAGGGAGCCGATGTTCGAGAAGCTGCTGACGCCGAGCGACGTTGGGAAGCTGAACAGGCTGGTGATACCGAAGCAGCACGCGGAGAAGCACTTCCCGCTGGTCGGCGAGGGGAATCAGCTGCTGAGCTTCGAGGACGAGTCCGGGAAGTGGTGGAGGTTCCGCTACTCCTACTGGAGCAGCAGCCAGAGCTACGTCCTCACCAAGGGCTGGAGCCGCTTCGTCAAGGACAAGCGCCTCGACGCCGGCGACGTCGTCCTCTTCCATCGCCACCGTGCCGACTCCGACCGGCTCTTCATCGGTTGGAGGCGGCGGGGGGAGTCGTCGCCTGGTGTCTCCGCCTCCGCAGTGGCGGCGGAGACACGTGGCGGCGGTGGGGGTTTCTGTGCCGTGCGGCGTCCTTATCCTGGGCACAATGATGGGCCGCCCCAACCTGGCTCCTATACTCATAGTCAAGCTg GAGgcacctccgccgccgccgccgccgccgccgtggGAAACAACCCGAGGAGGGTGAGACTATTTGGCGTGAACTTGGAGTGCCGACTCGACGGCGACGAGGAGTCCGAGCCACCGGGCTCGAGCCACGGTCCGACCCACCACGAGGACCTCTCCTCTAATTCATCAAGCTCTAAGCCCTCACATG GTCTTCACTTTATCTGA
- the LOC115753864 gene encoding uncharacterized protein At5g41620: MPRSNRAMDTLIPAKIRKRGSSPAASSTSSTVQHYRFKRAILIGKRGGSTTPMPAWRLMSSQSPSLAQRTMESPQFSPSQSGKGKLQEPVSARKLAATLWEMNEMPSPRVMEGLEGRRLKKEGRGRERVASSVRSGSLPPHLSDPSHSPVSERMDRSGTGSHRRRSSSFSQRLRVTEQNGGALGSISNGSLMETENKSQAQTPHGQIVGVKTRLKDASNALTTSKELLKIINRMWGPEDRPSSSMSVMSALHAELERARLMINQVIQEQRSEQSEINYLMKCFAEEKAAWRSKERKVVEAAIESVVGELEIERKLRARIESLNKKLGKELAESKASLLKAVQELESEKRAREIIEQVCDELAGTGEEKDETDAMRRETMKIHQGMEKEREIMQLADVIREDRVQTKHSEARYQIEEKNAAIDKLRNQLEASLGAKKSKEKSRRPPSHANKVDISDYLSRSCLGARYSEENEDDGGDIEDGIKCKEDSAESELYSMQFDVNPHNKSYKWTHTHVVPPAEEEMKARKSTSGRAPRRSTSLQRSISDGVEWGIQTERFQNGGNELDWEKLQMEGYGDEMHAYKLVKGLRDRMLYGPTTGSPRALGTPTRRRQEPASDVDNIAQERTDLVPGCVGKSRLAEARTDVYNVRKSRR; the protein is encoded by the exons ATGCCGAGAAGTAATCGGGCCATGGATACTCTTATCCCTGCTAAAATTAGAAAACGTGGGTCTTCGCCGGCCGCATCGTCCACGTCATCTACAGTCCAGCATTATAGATTCAAGAGAGCCATTTTAATTGGTAAAAGAGGTGGTTCTACCACTCCGATGCCCGCGTGGAGGCTGATGAGTTCCCAATCCCCATCTTTGGCTCAGCGGACCATGGAATCCCCTCAGTTCTCACCTTCTCAAAGTGGCAAAGGGAAGCTTCAGGAGCCGGTTTCAGCGAGGAAGCTGGCTGCTACTCTCTGGGAAATGAATGAGATGCCGTCACCGAGAGTGATGGAGGGATTGGAAGGAAGAAGGTTGAAGAaggaggggagagggagagagagggttgCCAGTTCAGTGCGTTCAGGTTCTCTCCCTCCACATTTGTCTGATCCGTCTCACAGTCCTGTTTCGGAG AGGATGGATCGATCTGGAACAGGCAGTCACAGGAGAAGATCATCATCCTTTTCCCAAAGGCTTAGGGTCACAGAGCAAAATGGTGGCGCTCTTGGTTCTATTAGCAATGGCAGTTTAATGGAG ACAGAAAACAAATCTCAAGCCCAGACACCTCATGGCCAGATTGTAGGAGTAAAGACTCGTCTGAAGGATGCTAGCAATGCCTTAACCACATCAAAAGAGCTGCTGAAGATTATAAATCGTATGTGGGGCCCTGAAGATCGGCCCTCGTCAAGCATGTCTGTCATGTCAGCTTTGCACGCTGAACTTGAGAGGGCTCGCTTAATGATTAATCAAGTTATCCAGGAACAACGCTCAGAACAGAGTGAAATAAATTATCTGATGAAGTGTTTTGCCGAAGAAAAGGCAGCATGGCGAAGCAAAGAGCGGAAAGTGGTTGAGGCTGCCATTGAGTCTGTTGTTGGAGAACTTGAAATAGAAAGGAAGTTGAGGGCACGGATTGAGAGCTTGAACAAGAAACTTGGAAAAGAACTAGCTGAGTCAAAGGCTTCTCTGCTCAAGGCAGTTCaggaacttgagagcgagaagagagcgagagagataaTTGAACAAGTCTGTGACGAATTAGCTGGGACTGGTGAAGAGAAAGATGAGACAGATGCCATGAGGAGGGAAACTATGAAAATCCATCAAGGAATGGAGAAGGAAAGGGAGATAATGCAATTAGCTGATGTGATACGAGAGGATAGGGTCCAGACGAAGCATTCTGAGGCTAGGTATCAAATTGAGGAGAAAAATGCTGCCATTGATaaattgagaaatcaacttGAAGCTTCTCTAGGagcaaaaaagtcaaaagaaaaaagtcgaCGCCCACCAAGTCATGCCAATAAGGTAGATATCTCAGACTACTTGAGTAGAAGTTGTCTCGGTGCTCGTTACAGTGAAGAAAATGAGGACGATGGAGGAGACATAGAAGACGGGATCAAATGCAAAGAAGATTCTGCTGAAAGTGAACTTTATTCTATGCAATTTGATGTGAACCCCCATAACAAGAGCTACAAGTGGACCCACACTCATGTTGTCCCACCAGCTGAAGAAGAGATGAAAGCAAGGAAGTCAACCTCCGGAAGAGCACCGAGGAGGAGTACTTCCCTGCAGAGGAGTATATCTGATGGAGTTGAATGGGGCATTCAGACAGAGAGGTTTCAAAATGGCGGAAACGAATTAGATTGGGAAAAGCTGCAGATGGAGGGTTATGGAGATGAAATGCATGCATACAAGTTGGTAAAGGGTCTGAGGGATCGAATGCTGTATGGTCCTACCACTGGGTCTCCGCGAGCTTTGGGTACTCCAACGAGACGACGGCAAGAGCCTGCAAGTGATGTGGACAACATTGCTCAGGAGAGAACCGATCTGGTGCCCGGCTGTGTGGGGAAGTCGAGGCTAGCTGAGGCTCGAACTGATGTCTACAATGTCAGAAAATCTAGGCGCTGA
- the LOC115753866 gene encoding lysosomal Pro-X carboxypeptidase-like: protein MTTTQLLLNILLCLSLIFQCSFAISPLGKIIPRFPSPLIRPENPRGPSLSEDRSSNNGLYETRYFTQVLDHFGFRPESYQTFQQRYLINSTFWGGPRRNAPIFVYTGNEGDIEWFAQNTGFVFETAPRFHALLVFIEHRFYGKSIPFGGNKAVASSNSSTLGYLSSTQALADYATLITDLKKNWTAEDSPVVVFGGSYGGMLAAWFRLKYPHIAIGALSSSSPILNFDNITSPYRFTDIITRDFRSESENCYEVIGRSWQKIEDTAKQQGGLEILRKSFRLCRNSMDAGYLQGWLETALVYSAMTDYPTPANFLTPLPAYPVKQMCKAIDDPSKGDDDFAKLYGAASIFYNYSGSVSCFDLMDNSDPHGLGGWQWQACTEMIMPTGGVRETGIFPAQKYNYSDTASSCASRFGVVPRPAWIPIEFGGHDIRRTLRRFGSNIIFFNGLRDPWSGGGVLKSISKSIVAIVAEKGAHHVDLRYSIGEDPEWLRDVRKTEIKIISGWISQYYRDLAESSS, encoded by the exons ATGACTACAACCCAGCTACTGCTGAACATTCTTCTCTGCCTCTCTCTGATCTTCCAATGCTCTTTCGCCATCTCGCCTCTCGGCAAGATCATACCTCGCTTTCCTTCTCCTCTCATTCGTCCCGAAAATCCTCGAGGACCCTCCCTCTCTGAGGACCGGAGCAGCAACAATGGGCTCTACGAGACCAGGTATTTCACGCAAGTCCTTGACCACTTCGGCTTCCGTCCCGAGAGCTACCAGACGTTCCAGCAGAGGTACTTGATCAACTCCACCTTCTGGGGCGGCCCGCGGAGGAACGCCCCGATCTTCGTCTACACCGGGAATGAGGGCGACATCGAGTGGTTCGCCCAGAACACGGGCTTCGTGTTCGAGACCGCGCCCCGCTTCCATGCCCTTCTTGTGTTCATCGAG CATCGGTTTTACGGGAAATCGATTCCTTTCGGGGGCAACAAAGCTGTGGCGTCCAGCAACTCGAGCACGCTGGGCTATCTCTCATCGACGCAAGCATTAGCGGACTACGCAACGCTGATCACCGATCTGAAGAAGAACTGGACGGCCGAGGATTCGCCAGTGGTGGTTTTTGGAGGTTCCTACGGTGGAA TGTTGGCCGCATGGTTTAGGCTAAAGTATCCCCATATTGCGATTGGCGCTTTGTCTTCGTCTTCTCCTATCCTCAACTTCGACAACATCACCTCTCCTTACAGGTTCACCGACATCATCACTCGAGACTTCAGg AGCGAGAGCGAGAATTGCTACGAAGTGATCGGACGGTCATGGCAGAAGATCGAAGATACAGCGAAGCAGCAAGGCGGGCTCGAGATCCTACGAAAATCATTCAGACTATGCAG GAACTCCATGGATGCGGGTTATCTCCAAGGTTGGCTAGAAACTGCTCTCGTTTACTCGGCCATGACCGATTACCCAACTCCTGCCAATTTCTTGACTCCGTTGCCTGCTTATCCAGTCAAACAG ATGTGCAAGGCGATAGATGACCCGAGCAAAGGAGATGACGATTTCGCAAAATTGTACGGTGCCGCGAGCATCTTCTACAACTACAGCGGCAGCGTCTCATGCTTTGATCTAATGGACAATTCCGATCCTCATGGCCTCGGCGGATGGCAATGGCAG GCATGCACGGAAATGATAATGCCAACTGGGGGCGTTCGAGAGACGGGCATATTCCCAGCTCAAAAGTATAACTACAGTGATACAGCCAGCTCCTGCGCATCTCGCTTTGGCGTCGTCCCTAGGCCCGCCTGGATCCCTATCGAGTTCGGCGGCCAT GACATTAGGAGGACCTTGAGGAGATTTGGGAgcaacatcatcttcttcaatggcTTAAGAGATCCTTGGAGTGGTGGAGG GGTGTTGAAGAGCATTTCCAAGAGCATCGTTGCAATAGTGGCCGAAAAAG GGGCTCACCATGTCGACTTGCGATACTCGATTGGCGAAGATCCCGAGTGGCTTCGAGATGTGAGGAAGACGGAGATCAAGATCATCTCAGGCTGGATCTCTCAGTACTACCGAGACTTGGCCGAATCGTCTTCCTAA
- the LOC115753912 gene encoding uncharacterized protein LOC115753912: MKWRLVCRKLSDYVRYDLKEIAFPSSFPDPPHIKKRRKLTWHERFLVLKEASRLYAASWVRDIGPELRPNDYKKDEDSEDKPSGAQKAGKEKELSTLEDLAVAARGGLETLRPALQRLYMMRASAYTDALKSFIEGYQEGVQRVMEKKGDTTSQKMGDPPEKMN, translated from the exons atgaagtGGAGGCTGGTCTGCAGAAAGCTGTCCGACTACGTTCGCTACGACTTGAAGGAGATCGCCTTCCCCTCTTCGTTTCCCGATCCTCCTCACATCAAGAAGCGTCGCAAGCTCACTTGGCACGAGCGATTTCtc GTGTTAAAGGAGGCGTCCAGGCTTTATGCTGCGAGCTGGGTACGAGATATTGGTCCTGAGCTCCGACCAAATGACTACAAGAAAGATGAAGACAGTGAAGACAAGCCTAGCGGAGCCCAAAAAGCTGGTAAAGAGAAAGAACTTTCGACTTTAGAGGATCTCG CTGTGGCTGCAAGAGGGGGACTGGAAACATTAAGGCCTGCTTTGCAGCGGTTGTACATGATGAGAGCTTCTGCATATACGGATGCTCTTAAAAGCTTTATAGAAGGATATCAAGAAGGTGTCCAACGGGTTatggaaaagaaaggagataCTACATCTCAGAAGATGGGCGATCCACCTGAAaagatgaattga